CATGACCACCGCCCGCGCCAAGACCACATAGACGGTGCCGTGGCGGATATTAAAGGCGACACAACCTTTTGGGACGCCATCCTCCATTAAAATATCCGCCACCATCACACGCTCGAGCGTTTTGGCACCCGAATTACGCGCCGCCTGCCCGATAACTTGCTTGAAATTATTGCCCTCGAACTCGATGGTGTACTCACCGGGCAGACCAAAAGAGCGGTGTCTCAGGTAGGGTAGGTCTGGCGTAGCGGGATTGTGAAAATCCACACCCATCTTCTCAAGTCGGTGAACCATTCCTTTGATGCCGTGAAGAAAACGCGCGCACACGTCGATATCAACTACACCTTCGGTAATCTTGGGAACGTGGCGAAGGAGATACTCGGGGGTGTCCCACTCCTCGCCCGCCTCAAGGATGGCAAAGAAATGATCCACTCCGCCGGTGATCGAGCCGCTACGCTCGATAATGCCGCCCTTCTCGCATATGACGCATTTTGCCCCCACCTCAGCCGCACCGATGGCAGCAAGACAACCGGCCACCCCGCCGCCGATAATTAACACATCGGTTTCGATGGTCTGGATATTGTCCACCGGGGCGCGAAGACGCGTCGAGGGGCTATTGGGAAGGCTCATACGACTCTACTTCCTCTCACGAAATAATAAAAAATATTTCTACCATTTTCCGTACCACCGGATAAGACAAAAATAACAGGGCTGACTAAATCTCGAAATACGCTTTTATTCGCTCGGCAGCGATTCTTGATGTGCCCTCGACAACCTCATCGACACGCTCGGGTGAGGTATCGTTAATATTGCCGTACCATCCCGAGGCGTACATGGTCTTCACATCCTTGGGGATATAGTAAACTGCCGGATCGCGGCGGAGGCGGTCTTGTGCCACACCGTGACCCTGGGGTGAGGGGTCGTCGGCCAAATCGAGATGCACAAGCTCGGGCCGATCCGCCATGACGGGCAACACCTCAAGCTCGCCACCGTGGGTGAGGCCCACCTCCTGGCCATAATTATCCTTAGCGATAAAATGAGCATGAACGATAAGCACTTTGGCACCCTCAAGTTCGTTCTGGGCACGCTCGGCAGCTATCTCAACAACTGGCAGGTTACGCTCGTGCCAGTTGTAGAAGACAAAATTACGTGCGCCATGATGATGAACACTTCCCACCACATCCATGAACACGGCGATCATTGTCTCCGCCCGAAGGCTAATGGTTCCCGGAAAGCCCATGTGAAGCGGGGTGACGCCGAAGGGGATGAAATCGACGAGGAGGCCACCGGTCAGCGAGGCCGTCCGCCGGGCAAGGGCCTCGGCCGCATAATAATCGGTGCCCATCGGGAGATGCTTGCCGTGCTGCTCGACGCTGCCGATTGGGATAATGGCAAGGTTCGTTTTCTTAAGAGCCTCGGCCGTCTCGGGGCTTGTCATTTCCATCAGGCTGCGTGCGCGTTCCATTTTAAAAATCTCCTTGGTAATAAATTATTCTTTCGGGTCCATCAGTTCGATCATCACGCCGTCGGGCCCCTCGAAGTAGAGGAAATTCAGGTGGGGTAGCTCCCCCTCCTGGGCAATTTTGACACCCAGCCCCTCTAGGTGAGACTTGGCCTCGCCGTATTGTCCCGGACCAATCCAAAATCCAAAATGATCGGCTCCCATTCGGGGAAGCGTGCCCGCCGCCATCGGTTCCTCACCCGCGCGCACCCCGCGAACAATGAGCATCACCCCGTGGCAGTCGAGCTTCGTTTGGGGCGCGCCATGGCGCTCGGTGGTGTTTAGAAACGTCGCGCCAAGCGTGTCTTGATAAAAGCGCACAGCCGCGTCGTGGTCAGAGTGAATCAGGTGGATATGCTCGTATTTAAGATCAAACATGGCTTCCTCATCGAATGGGACCAAAAATAGCGTTTTTCCGAACTAGCTTCGCACCCCTATATAATTTAGGAGAACAATGGAAAAGAACTGTGAATAATGAAAACTACCATAATCTCCATGCCCCGGATAAGCCCTCCCGCCAGCAGAGGCCTCTCTTGCGCCCTCCCACTAAAATAACTATCGTGGTCCTAAGAAGCACTTTATTTTACGCTCACCCGGGTATGACTTATTTTAATCATGGGGCCGAGATAATTCTCGGCCTACCCCGAGGCTAGCGGTCGTAGTGTCCCGCCATGGAGCGGAAGCGAAAAATGTTCCTTAAATCGATATTTGGAAAAAAAACTGAGGATGAGGCCCCTAAAAGCCTGGATTTCGGCGAGGGCCTCGACGACGACCCCATTGAGGAGGAAACTTCATCGGCCAGCGGCCCATCTGGCGGCCTCTACGAGGAGGAAGAGGAAGAGATAGAACTCACCGAGGATGACAAAATCCTCACCGAGATGAATATTCGCGCCCGAGCCTACGAAATTTATAACCGCCGGAAACTCAAGACTATCGAGCAACGCCTCAGCGGGCTCGATCGCGACATCTTCCGCGTTCTACCCGCCCTCGTTCACCTCAACACCAAGGGCCTGCCGGGCTACATCGAGGATCGCTCACGAGTTCCGGGCGGCATATGGAACTACCGTGTCCGCAAGGACATGATCGACATACTCAAAAGAATGTTCCCGGACGCCGACTACAGGCCACTCTCGCTACGAAAGGTAGGCGTTAAAAACCAAATTTACTCCCTTTCGGCCATGGGCAGTCTCGCCACCATCGCCCAAACGGCAAAAAGCGACTTCGACATATGGGTTTGCGTGAAGACCGATAAAATAAAAGAGGCCCAGCTCGACGGCTTTAAAGAAAAGTTCGCCGCCCTTGAGGAGTGGGCCGAGGATTTAAGCCACTTCGAGTCTCATTTCTTTATCACCGACATCGACAACGTGAAAGTCAACAACTTCGGCTCAGCCGATAAGGAAAGCGCTGGCTCTGCACTCGGCAAGCTTTTGAAAGAGGAATTCTACCGCACCCATACTGTGCTCGCCGGTCATTTTCCCTTCTGGGCGCTCATGCCACCGGACATTCCCGATGAGGAATATGAGCGCCTCCGCACCCTTGCCATCAAGAGCTATAAGATCGAGCGGGGCAACTACATCGACATGGGGAATTCGCAAAAAGTCACGATGGAGGAAGCCTTCGGCGCGGCCCTGTGGCAACTCAACAAGGCCCTTGGCAGCCCCTTCAAATCGGCCATGAAAATGGCACTCATCGAAGACTATATGGACCGCTCCTCCGACACGTCTCTCCTCTGCGACAGTCTCAAGGATACATTGACCATCCTTCAGAAAAAATCCGAGGGCATTGGCGAGGATGCCGAGGATAAAGAGGAAGAAGAAATTGACGAGCGCCTAAAAGACAGAGGAAAACCCCGAGCGCCAGCCGAGCCTGAGATAGTGCTCATCGAGGAAGACCCCAATCGAGCCGAGATTGATCCCTATAACCTGATGTTCAACCGCATCCAGGATTACTACCAACGCAAGAACGAGGAAGAGCACCTTGATGTTCTCCGCAAGTGCTTCTACCTCAAGGCAGGTACTTCAATCACAGGCCTTCAGGACCTCACGCGAGACCGATATCCACTCAAGGACATGCTTTGCCAAGTGGTTCAGGGCTGGGGATGGACTAACGATCAAATCCTTGAGCTCAACACCTACGAAAAATGGCCCTTCGAAAAACGTGTCGCTTTGGGCCGACAGGTCAATAACTTCATCATCGACTCCTACAAACGCCTCAAGGCCTCAGGTTCGGAGGCGAAGGTGCAGATAAACGAAACTGACATGACTGTCCTCGGGCGCAAGCTATTTACCTTTTTCTCGAAAAAAGAAAACAAAATTGGCTACCTCCCCAAAAGCTTCGAGGACAGCCTCAGACAGGACCGGCTTACGTTCGTGTTCGACAAGCCCGCAAAAAAAGCCGGGCTCTGGAAAATCTACCCGGGCACCGTCACCACCATCGAGCTTGAGGAAAAAAAATACGAGGACCAAATTCTCAACCGCTCCTACAGCCTTCCCGAAATTCTCATGTGGCTCGTCCTGAACGGAATTTGGGCAAAGGACACGAACACCACCCTCATCGCCCGTGAATCCCCCCTATCTGCGGCCGAGATTCAAGATCTACTCTTTTTCATGACGGATTTTTTCCCAAACATGAAAGTGGATGCCCTCAAGAACGACGACCTTCTCATTAACAGCAAGGTTGAGCAGGTACTCGCCATCCTGAATTACGGCGTGGGTGAGGACACCAACAAAATCGCGAAGCTTGAGCTCATCCACAGCACCTCGTGGGGCGAGCTCTTCTATGAGCGAGCGCCACAAAAAATAAGTCCGGCCGAGGCTGTGCAATTTTGCCTCCAGCGGCTACCGCGTTTCAAAAAGGGCAGCACGAAACCACCTTTGGACCGAATCAAAGTCTACGTTCCCTCGGCGAGATCGGGAAAAACATCGAACGTGCGCATCTTTCAAAGCTTCGAGCAGGTTATCCACAAGTCTGCCCAGGCAAAATACGAAAAAATCGTCCAGCAACTGACCGCCAGGGCAAAAGCACGCACAAAGGCAAAAGCCGCCGCCCCGAAAAAGCCTGTAGCCCCGCCCCCTCAGCCAGAGACTCCTGCGCCTTCCACCACATAGCCCCCATTTTTAAAGGATTGGGTGCAGAACCAAATATATATTATCGCCCACAACGTACATTCGGGCCTTAGTATTCGATTTCAACCGTGTTAAACTCATTTTGTGTTAAAATATGCAGTCGAAGTTTAAAAATAGTGCACAAATGGCTAATTTATGGGTGGAACCTGTAAAGGTATGATTTTTGAATGCCGTTACATCGCATAAGGGTTTCAATCCAGGCCGGAGGAAAGAATCGTGGGCGGTAACTTCACCAAATTTTTTAGCGCGATGTTTGCGAACGACATTTCTTTTCTGTTCTGCTCCCTGCTTTTCGCGATATTTTTCCTGGCTCTTTTCCTGACTCGATCAAAAGCCTCGTTTGCCAAGGAATTCACTGAACACGCCCAGGCGACACTTGCCACTATCGGCGTTCTAGGAACCTTTTTCGGAATCTACATCGGGCTCCTCGATTTTGACGTCAAAGATATTGACGGCAGCATCCCGCCCCTCCTCGATGGCCTGAAACTAGCGTTTGTCACGAGTATTTTAGGAATGGCGCTGGGAATTATCTATCGAACATTATCGGGCTTCATTGAGCCTGAAGACCATAAAGAGGCCTCCTCGGATGAATTTCTCATCGTCATGAAGGGAGTTCGTGCGGACATCCAAAAATCCTCGGACACCCAGGTGAACCTACTCACCGATCTCAAGACGGCCATCATCGGCGAGAGTGATGAGGACACCCTCCTCACCTCGACCACTGACGCTCTGGGTGACCTCGAATCAACCGAGGCGCTTGATCAGCTCGGCCAGGCGCTAGGCGCGCGCGCGATACAAAACGGCATTACACTAAATCTTCTCGGCGGTTTGGGTATCCGTCTCAGTTGCAGAAGAATCCTCAGGGAAGTCCCTACACTGGAGCGCCCGATCCGCAACGTCAATTTCGCTGCCTACACTAAAGATCGAGGCAGGATCGAAAAAATGATGCAGGACGCGGGCCTGAACCAGGACCGCGAATTCAATTTGGCCAACACCGGCGATCGGATGATGTTCGTGCAGGAGGGCCGAGGGGCCGAAAACCGCATCGAGGTATTTTTCGACAAGCTGAAGATGAATCACGAAATCCCGTTTGAGGACCGCCTCGACGCAGAGGGCCTGACGCTCTCGCCCACGGATCTTCTTTTGAGCAAACTGCAAATTGTCGATCTCGCCAGAAAAGATGCGATGGACCTTTTCGCTCTCGTTGTGACGTTCGATTTTCTAGCAGAGCAAAAGGACCTGGAAACCCCCATCGTCAACACGCGCTACATCAGCGACCTATGCGCCGAGGACTGGGGATTTTACTGGACAATCACGCGGAATCTAAGAAGGCTCGGCGAGGAGAATTTCTCATCCATTCCTCGCAGGTTTACGCCCAAATTCAGGGAACACCTGAGTACATTGCTCAACGAAATTGACAGTGTACCCAAGGGCTTCAAATGGCGGGCTCGCGCTATCGTTGGCCAGCGAATGAGGTGGTACGAAATACCCAAGGCCGCCTAGAGCCCCTCACCAGCGACACCCCTTTGGTCGGCTTCAGAATGCATTCGTTTGCCGGTGCCACACGAAATCAAACAGAGGTTGGAAATATGTTCAAGGGAAAATCCGAGAGAGGCGAGCACTGGATATCGATTTCGGATCTAATGTCCGGCCTCATGGTTATTTTTCTCTTCATCGCCATCAGTTATATGAAAGAAGTGACCAAGGATCGCGACAAGATTATGGAAATCGCTGTCACCTGGCAGCAAACCCAAGAGGAGCTCTACAAAGCGCTCAACAAGGAATTCAAGGACGACCTAAGGCGCTGGCGAGCGACACTGAATCGAGAAACCTTGTCCATACGATTCCACAACCCAGAACTTCTTTTCGATGAGGGAAAATCAACCATCAAGGAGGGGTTCCAAGAAATTCTCAATAGCTTTTTTCCGCGCTACGTCAAAATTCTTCATCATGACCGCTTCCGGCAAAGCATCGCCGAGGTGCGCATCGAGGGACACACATCCTCCGAGTGGAGCCGGACCATCGTGGGCGACACCGCTTATTTCATGAACATGGAACTCTCGCAGGACCGCACCCGTGCCGTCCTGGAATTTTGTATGCGCCTGCCCGATATGCGAAATTTCCGCGAATGGGCCAAAGGCAACATCACGGCGAATGGCTTATCTTCAAGTAAAATAGTCAAATCGGTGAACGGAGAGGAGAACAAGTTGCTCTCGCGCCGGGTGGAATTTCGCGTCCGCACCAACGCCGACCAACAAATCGCCAAAATCCTCACTCTGGGCTAACTGCCTCTAAAAAAAAATTCAATGCAAGAAGCGTAGTCCACATTTTGTTTTCATTAAAATCATCCATGTTTCATAGCATGTCATTAAAATATCTTACAATCTCATAACAAATTATTCCCTGACCTGTAGTATGTTGGTAGGTTCTGAACTTAGTTTGAAACGATAGTCGGCAAATTTAACCAGGAGGAAAACATGACAGACAATCTCTACGAAGCTATTGGCGGAGAAGGCGCAGTGGACGCAGCCGTAGACTTATTTTACCGAAAAGTACTGTCCGATGAGAGAATCAGCCACTTTTTCGACACAACAGATATGGACGAGCAACGCGCAAAACAGAAATCTTTTCTCACCATGGTATTCGGAGGCCCAAACGAATATACCGGGAAAGATATGCGAACCGCCCATGCGCCGCTGGTTGAACGCGGGCTAGAAGAATCACATTTCAATATCGTTGCCGGACACCTCCAGGCTACGCTTGACGAACTGGGTGTTCCAGCCGATTTGGCGGGCCAAGTGATGACCTTGGCCGCCAGCACAAAAGACGATGTTTTGAACAAATAAATACATCCGAATCGGTTTAATTTAATGGTCGAAATACGCCACGCCGAATCTACATACGAGAGCTCGCCCGAAGAGTCGGTGCTTGATGTTCTGATGCGCAACGGGACACAAATTCCCTACTCATGCAAAAAGGGCACTTGCCTCACGTGCATGCTCAAAGCCCGTTCTGGATCTGTTCCTCCAGAGGCCCAGGCGGGTCTAAAGGAAACATTGCGGCTGCAAGGCTATTTTCTGGCATGCATATGCACTCCTCAGGAAAATATCGAGGTGGAATTTCCCGACGATGCCGCGCTGTATAGCCGGGCGACTGTATACTCTGTTGAAAAAATATCCAGCGCTGTGTGTCGGGTTCTTCTTGAGCCGGCCGCCCCGCTCTTCTACCACGCTGGACAATTCATCAATATAAGAAGAAATGACGGTTTAACCAGAAGCTATTCTCTCGCTAGTGTTCCTCGCACGGACAAACAACTCGAACTCCACGTAAAAAAACTGCCCCGAGGCCAGATGAGTAATTGGATATACGACGAATTAAAGCCCGGCGAGCATATTGATTTTCAGGGGCCAAACGGAACATGTTTTTACACTCCAGGGAGTGGCGTGCAGCCACTTCTCTTAATAGGGAATGGTACCGGTCTGGCTCCCCTTTATGGAATAGCTCGGGACGCCCTGCTCGATGGCCACAAAGGCCCCATTCATCTTTATCATGGGAGTCGCCATCCGGATGGCCTTTATTTTCGGGAAACGCTTTTAGAATTAGAGGAAAACCATTCCAATTTCACGTTTTTTTCATGCCTCTCGGGCGAGGATGTACCTTCAGGCGACCGGGCGGGTCGTGCCGAGAAAATCGCATTTTCCGACCATTTAAATCTCAAGGGAATGAAGATCTTCCTTTGCGGCTATCCCGCCATGGTGAACGCCGCCCAAAAAAAGGCATACCTCGCTGGTGCCGACCTACAGGATATTTATGCCGACGCATTCGAAATGAAGGAATTGAGAAAAACACCCCGCGATTGAACCGGCCACGCTCTCCAGCGTCGACCCTAGCGAATGCTGATCATCAC
The nucleotide sequence above comes from Nitrospinaceae bacterium. Encoded proteins:
- a CDS encoding creatininase family protein; translated protein: MERARSLMEMTSPETAEALKKTNLAIIPIGSVEQHGKHLPMGTDYYAAEALARRTASLTGGLLVDFIPFGVTPLHMGFPGTISLRAETMIAVFMDVVGSVHHHGARNFVFYNWHERNLPVVEIAAERAQNELEGAKVLIVHAHFIAKDNYGQEVGLTHGGELEVLPVMADRPELVHLDLADDPSPQGHGVAQDRLRRDPAVYYIPKDVKTMYASGWYGNINDTSPERVDEVVEGTSRIAAERIKAYFEI
- a CDS encoding OmpA family protein; the protein is MFKGKSERGEHWISISDLMSGLMVIFLFIAISYMKEVTKDRDKIMEIAVTWQQTQEELYKALNKEFKDDLRRWRATLNRETLSIRFHNPELLFDEGKSTIKEGFQEILNSFFPRYVKILHHDRFRQSIAEVRIEGHTSSEWSRTIVGDTAYFMNMELSQDRTRAVLEFCMRLPDMRNFREWAKGNITANGLSSSKIVKSVNGEENKLLSRRVEFRVRTNADQQIAKILTLG
- a CDS encoding group 1 truncated hemoglobin, which produces MTDNLYEAIGGEGAVDAAVDLFYRKVLSDERISHFFDTTDMDEQRAKQKSFLTMVFGGPNEYTGKDMRTAHAPLVERGLEESHFNIVAGHLQATLDELGVPADLAGQVMTLAASTKDDVLNK
- a CDS encoding 2Fe-2S iron-sulfur cluster binding domain-containing protein, with translation MVEIRHAESTYESSPEESVLDVLMRNGTQIPYSCKKGTCLTCMLKARSGSVPPEAQAGLKETLRLQGYFLACICTPQENIEVEFPDDAALYSRATVYSVEKISSAVCRVLLEPAAPLFYHAGQFINIRRNDGLTRSYSLASVPRTDKQLELHVKKLPRGQMSNWIYDELKPGEHIDFQGPNGTCFYTPGSGVQPLLLIGNGTGLAPLYGIARDALLDGHKGPIHLYHGSRHPDGLYFRETLLELEENHSNFTFFSCLSGEDVPSGDRAGRAEKIAFSDHLNLKGMKIFLCGYPAMVNAAQKKAYLAGADLQDIYADAFEMKELRKTPRD